Proteins found in one Irregularibacter muris genomic segment:
- the gltS gene encoding sodium/glutamate symporter, with protein MIITLDMMQSAALGVMVLLLGNLVENKFRVLRKYCIPTPVVGGLIFALVAWILKEKNILEFNIDTTLQTLAMTAFFTSVGFSASFKSLKKGGLKVLVFFFCAVILVVLQNILGISLADLLGLHPLIGLATGSIPMTGGHATAGSFGILIENAGIPGANTIAFAAATFGLLAGSMIGGPTANRLITKYGLVDKKEESKLSTDDQFMEAALIENKEEPLVDRNFSIAAFELLIAMGIGSVLSAIIQDAGITLPSYIGAMLLGAIMRNISDLTKSYEVPMNEINILGSIALALFLAMALMGLKLWELAGLAIPLLIMVLAQVLLMFLYANLVTFRVLGKDYDAAVIAAGHCGFGLGATPNGIANMTSVVEKFGPSPTAFLVMPLVGALFIDFLNAGIITFFMNMF; from the coding sequence TTGATCATAACACTTGACATGATGCAATCCGCTGCTTTAGGAGTGATGGTATTATTATTGGGGAATTTGGTGGAAAATAAATTTAGGGTATTGAGAAAATATTGCATCCCCACACCTGTGGTAGGGGGATTGATCTTTGCATTGGTAGCCTGGATTCTTAAAGAAAAAAATATTCTGGAATTTAATATAGATACTACTCTTCAAACCCTTGCTATGACAGCATTTTTTACATCTGTAGGGTTTAGTGCAAGCTTTAAGTCCTTAAAAAAGGGAGGGCTAAAGGTATTGGTATTCTTTTTCTGTGCAGTTATATTGGTGGTTTTACAAAATATTCTAGGGATATCCCTAGCAGATCTACTAGGACTTCATCCCCTCATTGGCTTAGCTACAGGATCCATACCTATGACAGGAGGCCATGCAACGGCGGGATCCTTTGGAATCCTTATTGAAAATGCGGGGATTCCAGGAGCGAACACTATAGCCTTTGCAGCCGCAACCTTTGGGTTATTGGCTGGTAGCATGATTGGAGGGCCTACTGCCAATAGGCTAATCACAAAGTATGGCTTAGTGGATAAAAAGGAAGAAAGTAAACTTTCGACAGATGACCAATTTATGGAGGCAGCCCTAATAGAAAACAAGGAAGAGCCATTGGTTGATCGCAATTTTTCCATAGCGGCCTTTGAATTACTTATCGCTATGGGTATAGGGAGTGTTTTATCTGCTATTATTCAAGATGCTGGCATTACCTTGCCTTCTTATATTGGGGCTATGTTATTGGGAGCTATAATGAGAAATATTTCTGATCTTACCAAATCCTATGAGGTGCCTATGAATGAAATCAATATTTTAGGAAGCATAGCTTTAGCTCTATTTTTAGCTATGGCTCTTATGGGTCTGAAGCTGTGGGAATTGGCAGGTTTAGCTATTCCTTTACTGATCATGGTATTGGCCCAAGTACTTTTGATGTTTTTGTATGCAAATCTTGTGACCTTTAGGGTTTTAGGGAAAGACTATGATGCAGCCGTTATTGCTGCAGGGCATTGTGGATTTGGATTGGGAGCAACCCCCAATGGCATTGCTAATATGACTTCTGTAGTAGAAAAGTTTGGGCCTTCCCCCACAGCTTTTTTGGTAATGCCCTTGGTGGGGGCTTTGTTTATTGATTTTTTAAATGCAGGAATTATTACTTTTTTCATGAATATGTTTTAG
- a CDS encoding LCP family protein → MTKKKKSSFKKYILGTLVILLCLVLGTGYYVYNLLNQVATGPIIDSNEELGIKEDNKTPKVTNIALFGLDRRNPNENSRSDSIMIATLDLNTKKIKLTSIMRDTYVNIPGRGMDKINHAYAFGGPQLALKTINENFDMNIRDYVMVDFFGLMDIVDDLGGIEIDIKDYEVSRAKVSGTGVQTLNGEQALAYSRIRYAGNGDYERTERQRVVLEQIMNKIMGAGAMQYPKMISKLLPHVETSLTKPEMLKLGTSAFTHGVRSIDQYRIPVDGYAKGQKMNGVYYLVPQDLAANVNFLHEYIYEKDGIEVKN, encoded by the coding sequence ATGACAAAGAAAAAGAAATCTTCTTTTAAAAAATATATATTGGGGACGCTGGTCATTCTTTTATGTCTTGTACTGGGTACAGGCTATTATGTCTACAATCTGCTCAATCAGGTGGCGACTGGCCCTATAATTGATTCCAATGAGGAATTGGGGATAAAGGAAGACAACAAGACACCAAAGGTGACCAATATTGCTCTCTTTGGATTAGATAGGCGAAATCCCAATGAGAATAGTCGATCCGATAGTATTATGATTGCCACTTTAGATCTAAATACCAAGAAAATTAAGCTGACTTCTATTATGAGAGATACTTATGTGAATATTCCTGGCAGAGGGATGGATAAAATCAATCATGCCTATGCCTTTGGTGGCCCTCAATTGGCCCTCAAAACCATCAATGAAAACTTTGATATGAATATTAGAGATTATGTCATGGTAGACTTTTTTGGTCTTATGGATATTGTTGATGACTTAGGCGGAATAGAAATTGACATTAAGGATTATGAAGTATCTAGAGCCAAAGTCAGTGGAACGGGTGTGCAAACACTAAATGGGGAGCAGGCCCTGGCCTATTCTAGAATTCGTTATGCAGGAAATGGAGATTATGAAAGAACAGAGAGACAAAGAGTCGTACTAGAGCAGATCATGAATAAGATAATGGGAGCCGGAGCTATGCAATATCCTAAGATGATCAGTAAGCTACTGCCCCATGTGGAGACGAGTCTGACTAAGCCTGAAATGCTAAAACTAGGTACTTCTGCCTTTACTCATGGAGTACGGTCTATAGATCAGTATCGAATTCCTGTGGATGGTTATGCTAAGGGACAAAAGATGAATGGGGTTTATTATTTAGTGCCCCAGGATTTGGCGGCTAATGTGAATTTTTTGCATGAATATATTTATGAAAAAGATGGGATAGAGGTCAAAAATTAA
- the manA gene encoding mannose-6-phosphate isomerase, class I, whose translation MSNSVLFFEPIFKEKIWGGNKLRDFGYDIPSDKTGECWAVAAHPNGQSIVKNGQFKGQTLGELWENHREIFGGIQGEKFPLLVKIIDAHEDLSVQVHPRDDYARENENGELGKTECWYILDCDKEAKLVYGINAKNKEELDEMIDQGRWADLLQSTPIKKGDFFYVPSGTVHALKAGTLVLEIQQNSDTTYRLYDYDRRDQQGNLRELHIEKSKDVIEVPFKNRQYELEVQNIEGMTKTRLIQSEYFTVEKYEINGYSDVENNTPFTLCSIIQGEGKIKIGEEEYHVTKGDHFMITSEVKKYNLQGNFAMVISHV comes from the coding sequence ATGAGTAATTCAGTACTTTTTTTTGAACCTATTTTTAAAGAAAAAATATGGGGTGGTAATAAGTTAAGAGACTTTGGATATGATATCCCATCGGATAAAACAGGAGAGTGCTGGGCTGTTGCCGCCCATCCCAATGGGCAAAGTATAGTAAAAAATGGTCAATTCAAAGGACAAACCCTAGGAGAACTCTGGGAAAATCATAGGGAAATTTTTGGTGGAATTCAGGGAGAAAAGTTCCCCTTACTGGTAAAAATCATTGATGCCCATGAAGATCTATCGGTGCAAGTACATCCAAGGGATGACTACGCTAGAGAAAATGAAAATGGAGAACTGGGAAAGACAGAATGCTGGTATATCTTAGATTGTGATAAAGAGGCTAAGCTAGTTTATGGAATTAATGCAAAGAATAAAGAAGAACTAGATGAAATGATAGATCAAGGTAGGTGGGCGGATTTATTGCAAAGCACTCCTATCAAAAAAGGTGACTTCTTCTATGTGCCCAGTGGTACAGTACATGCCCTTAAGGCGGGGACTTTAGTATTAGAAATACAACAAAACTCTGATACTACCTATAGACTTTATGATTATGATCGAAGAGATCAACAGGGAAATTTAAGAGAACTTCATATAGAAAAATCTAAGGATGTTATCGAAGTACCCTTTAAGAATAGACAATATGAACTAGAAGTACAAAACATAGAGGGAATGACCAAGACTAGGCTTATTCAGTCAGAATATTTTACAGTGGAAAAATATGAGATAAATGGATATAGTGATGTAGAGAATAATACTCCTTTTACGCTTTGCAGTATTATTCAGGGAGAAGGAAAAATAAAAATAGGAGAAGAGGAATATCATGTTACCAAAGGAGATCATTTTATGATAACTTCGGAAGTGAAAAAATATAATCTCCAAGGAAACTTTGCAATGGTTATCTCTCATGTTTAG
- a CDS encoding GPP34 family phosphoprotein has product MDYSISQSFLLCVLKEDGTIPKLSLDENWLIAAGMLDLILNDIIDYVDEKIQVKGELPRNLSYLKTFYTFLKSSDKSAKSVVIEFSTKDLGKSKTKLFKAIAKSLAEVNAVKIDSKANFLSSSESYIPNKVEVKKIIEEIRAELLEDGPVTQENTVLSMLLDKSSHLKDYFSKHERNKLNEKMEEIRNSPVNSPVKEAMESTILLISILAIFLGVI; this is encoded by the coding sequence ATGGATTATTCAATTTCTCAAAGTTTTTTATTATGTGTCTTAAAAGAAGACGGAACAATACCTAAATTAAGTCTAGATGAAAACTGGTTAATCGCTGCAGGTATGTTGGATCTCATACTAAATGATATAATCGACTATGTGGATGAAAAAATACAAGTAAAGGGCGAGCTTCCTAGAAATCTATCTTATTTAAAAACATTCTATACTTTCCTTAAGTCATCGGATAAAAGTGCCAAGAGTGTGGTAATAGAATTTTCTACAAAAGATTTAGGAAAATCTAAGACTAAATTATTTAAAGCTATAGCAAAATCACTTGCAGAAGTAAATGCAGTGAAAATAGATAGTAAAGCGAATTTTCTCTCAAGTAGCGAATCTTACATCCCAAATAAAGTTGAAGTTAAAAAAATCATAGAAGAGATTAGGGCTGAATTACTTGAGGATGGACCAGTTACCCAAGAGAATACAGTACTCTCTATGTTATTGGACAAATCTTCTCATCTAAAAGATTACTTCTCAAAACATGAAAGAAATAAGTTAAATGAAAAAATGGAGGAAATACGAAATTCCCCTGTAAATAGCCCTGTTAAAGAAGCTATGGAATCAACTATTCTATTAATATCTATTTTGGCTATATTCTTAGGAGTTATTTAA
- a CDS encoding MerR family transcriptional regulator, producing MARRRTDKVISSSEFVTIGELVRLTDIRYSTLKYYTECGLLPFFQEDTNLTRRYNRIDSIDRLDIIEKLKKEGKSIAEIKSTLKSDK from the coding sequence ATGGCTAGAAGAAGAACAGATAAAGTTATAAGTAGTTCTGAATTTGTAACTATCGGAGAGCTAGTTAGGTTAACAGATATTCGTTATAGTACTTTAAAATATTATACCGAGTGTGGTCTACTACCATTTTTTCAAGAAGATACGAATCTTACAAGACGTTATAATAGAATAGATTCAATTGATAGACTGGATATAATAGAAAAACTTAAAAAAGAAGGAAAATCCATAGCAGAAATAAAATCAACATTAAAATCGGATAAATAG
- a CDS encoding BglG family transcription antiterminator, with the protein MNRREENLIRILYERKNTFVLVREMAEHENCSDKTIRNSLNKVEKYLSKFSSDLKLDRIKGKGICLRVKENSRWTLNHVLGSSCLNEETLSTRERRFELAYTLLMSTKAMTLKEFSKKYYVNKKVIADDLVEIRRQLEKYNLKIISKQRVGNYIEGVEKDKREALAQAIKNQGEFNKAKDSLKSIFMPYEIEMVNKAIVDLQNHMEISFVDESSDALTIHILFMIKRIKLNQSIKLSRSKKDLVAPKIQYSWAMKLARNLEEVFSIRFPEDEIIYLAIHLLGAKYNGDNTIELSNFIHSSEANIVDILMDRLLDNLEKIGETSFKSDGILIQALRLHLYASLNRINYGLSLENPILDKIKQMSPYLYYEVLDIIDRFNTQYNMNIPKEEVAYITIHFQASIERNRKDPPKKYSAIILCHLGIGISNYLKIKLEKIFPWIDFKGSISVKEIREYTKSNSVNFIFSTVDIDKYHINYIKINSIIDQTEEKKIEEAINKHLMTMDLKKDRKAHKFIYNEFIFLNKNFKNKIEIIKFITDELQRTGRIDEKFFSTVLKREAVDSTEIGNFLAIPHGSTDHIISSTISILTLRKPIVWDRDQVQIIFLLAVKKDDYSKDNTMRNFFKFLNNLTANKEVLKKLMEENNINLFLKSIKNLYVL; encoded by the coding sequence ATGAATAGAAGAGAAGAAAACTTGATAAGAATTTTATATGAAAGAAAGAATACCTTTGTATTGGTTCGGGAAATGGCTGAACATGAAAATTGTTCAGATAAGACCATTAGGAATTCCCTTAATAAGGTAGAAAAATATCTTAGCAAGTTTTCTTCTGATTTAAAGCTTGATCGAATCAAAGGAAAAGGAATTTGCTTAAGAGTGAAAGAAAATTCTAGATGGACTCTTAACCATGTTCTAGGAAGTAGTTGCTTAAATGAAGAAACATTATCTACCCGTGAGCGAAGATTTGAATTGGCATATACATTATTAATGTCAACAAAGGCCATGACATTAAAGGAGTTTTCAAAGAAATATTATGTAAATAAAAAGGTTATTGCAGATGATCTAGTTGAAATCAGAAGACAATTGGAAAAATATAATTTGAAAATTATTTCGAAACAGAGGGTGGGAAATTATATTGAAGGGGTAGAGAAGGATAAGAGAGAAGCATTGGCACAGGCCATCAAGAATCAAGGAGAGTTTAATAAAGCTAAAGATAGTTTGAAAAGTATTTTTATGCCCTATGAGATAGAGATGGTTAACAAGGCTATCGTGGACTTACAAAATCATATGGAGATATCTTTTGTTGATGAATCGAGTGACGCATTAACTATACATATTCTTTTTATGATAAAGAGGATAAAACTAAATCAATCTATAAAACTCTCCAGAAGTAAAAAAGATTTAGTGGCACCAAAAATTCAGTATTCATGGGCAATGAAGTTAGCTAGAAATCTAGAAGAGGTCTTTTCTATAAGATTTCCAGAGGATGAAATCATTTATTTAGCTATACATCTATTAGGAGCAAAATATAATGGGGACAATACCATTGAATTAAGTAATTTTATACATAGTTCAGAAGCAAATATTGTAGATATTTTAATGGATAGATTATTAGATAATTTAGAAAAGATCGGGGAAACATCCTTTAAGTCTGATGGAATATTAATACAAGCTTTAAGGCTACATTTATACGCCTCCCTTAATAGGATTAATTATGGCCTATCATTGGAAAATCCAATATTGGATAAGATAAAACAAATGAGCCCATATTTATACTATGAAGTTTTAGATATTATAGATAGATTTAATACCCAATACAATATGAACATTCCAAAGGAGGAGGTGGCATATATAACCATCCATTTTCAGGCCTCTATTGAAAGGAATAGGAAGGATCCTCCTAAAAAATATTCAGCGATTATTCTATGTCATCTTGGAATAGGGATTTCCAATTACCTGAAAATAAAGTTGGAAAAAATATTTCCATGGATTGATTTTAAAGGGAGTATTTCTGTTAAAGAAATTAGAGAATATACAAAAAGTAACTCAGTAAACTTTATATTTTCAACCGTAGATATTGATAAATATCATATAAACTACATAAAGATAAATTCTATTATCGATCAAACAGAGGAGAAAAAAATTGAAGAGGCAATAAATAAACATCTAATGACTATGGATTTAAAAAAGGACAGAAAAGCTCATAAATTTATCTATAATGAATTTATATTTTTAAATAAAAATTTTAAAAATAAAATAGAAATTATAAAATTTATTACAGATGAATTACAAAGGACAGGGCGAATAGATGAAAAATTTTTTTCTACGGTGTTAAAAAGAGAAGCTGTAGATTCCACAGAGATAGGTAATTTTCTGGCTATACCCCATGGGAGTACAGATCACATTATATCTTCAACCATAAGTATCCTTACACTAAGAAAACCAATTGTATGGGATAGAGATCAGGTCCAGATTATATTTCTTTTGGCGGTGAAAAAAGATGATTATTCCAAGGATAATACAATGAGGAATTTTTTCAAGTTTTTAAATAATTTGACTGCAAATAAGGAAGTACTCAAAAAATTAATGGAAGAGAATAATATCAATCTTTTCTTAAAATCTATAAAAAATCTATATGTTTTATAA
- a CDS encoding glycoside hydrolase family 38 C-terminal domain-containing protein yields MKKLKVGIIPHTHWDREWYFTSSKSMIYSLHDFDEIIDHLEQDQEFKCFILDGQTSIIEDYISMRPSMEERIKKLIRENRIATGPWYTQPDTLVVSGESLVRNLLYGTRKAKELGKCMEIGYLPDSFGMSEQMPQIYRGFGLKYAAFRRGIADGLVKKGEFYWSSPNGDEVFVHNIYAYGSFGYPPEKPEDLKKYLMESIENLKEKYAAGFILLFNGEDQKPIRKNLPKLIKTAREVLPNIDVEMMSLEEAMAEIEKSGIDFERYQGEFTFGQYSRTHKSIFSTRADLKIMNNRIENYLQNIAEPVSSLAYMLGCKYEERVFEKIWKLMLDNSAHDSIGMCNSDDTNRDVQHRFIEANHLSRALTELKLREISTKIPVKDHFQFQVYNLLPYERGGLLETQLFLPFREVEIYDEEGNRYPSEVVDIKNVTDSILKKSIREIGVDNDSHTSWHKEIQNIFEAKMLIDIEKLQPFSYKTLYIRKKEKMQESLVQQNNCIENEYLSISINNDGRIDIYDKKRQKNYIDAIYFEDDGDEGDSYDYSEPTHNQYLRNVRVKSIDNTSNTLKSTLYIILEMPLPYNLKERDQGKTSVCNRIALNLSLVKNNPNVEIDITVLNRAIEHRLRMVVNTDIYAKYSYADEQFGTIKRKVYLKEVEFWKEEGWNEKPRTIEPMQSFVGIAKENSALQVITDSVREYQIIGEKFNKIAMTILRSTPYLGKEELNDRPGRESGTKAPTPDAELMHKEIHAKYHMAYHDQYQAYDFAKNAKEILTPIISYQGAQFKNNTTYFILTNPRDKDLPSDYSAFEIKGDVVLSTVKKAEDKEELVIRFYNPHRSLSKNALFAGTSGSLYQSTLDERIISTIKDRKIKVGTCEVKSIIYLQHPNDIETKR; encoded by the coding sequence ATGAAAAAGTTGAAGGTAGGCATAATTCCTCATACCCATTGGGATAGAGAATGGTATTTTACATCTTCCAAATCAATGATTTACTCTCTCCATGATTTTGATGAAATTATTGATCATTTAGAACAAGATCAGGAATTTAAATGTTTTATCCTTGATGGGCAAACCTCAATAATAGAAGACTATATTTCTATGAGACCTAGTATGGAGGAAAGAATAAAAAAGCTTATTAGAGAAAATAGGATAGCTACGGGCCCATGGTACACCCAACCAGATACTTTGGTGGTATCGGGAGAATCTCTAGTTAGAAATTTGCTTTATGGTACACGCAAGGCTAAAGAACTTGGAAAGTGCATGGAAATTGGATATCTTCCAGATTCCTTTGGAATGAGTGAGCAGATGCCACAAATCTATAGAGGATTTGGACTGAAGTATGCAGCATTTAGGAGAGGCATTGCTGATGGATTAGTTAAAAAAGGAGAATTTTATTGGAGCTCACCAAATGGAGATGAAGTCTTTGTCCATAATATTTATGCCTATGGTAGCTTTGGCTACCCACCAGAGAAACCAGAGGATCTAAAAAAGTACCTTATGGAAAGCATAGAAAATTTGAAAGAGAAGTATGCAGCAGGATTCATATTATTATTCAATGGAGAGGATCAAAAACCCATTAGAAAAAATTTGCCCAAACTGATTAAGACCGCTAGGGAGGTATTGCCAAACATTGATGTTGAAATGATGTCCTTGGAGGAAGCAATGGCCGAGATTGAGAAATCCGGTATAGATTTTGAAAGATATCAAGGGGAGTTTACCTTTGGACAATATTCCAGAACCCATAAAAGCATTTTCTCCACCCGGGCAGATTTAAAAATCATGAATAATAGGATAGAAAATTATCTTCAAAATATAGCTGAACCCGTGTCATCTTTGGCTTATATGCTGGGATGTAAATATGAGGAAAGGGTTTTTGAAAAGATTTGGAAACTGATGCTTGATAATTCTGCCCATGATAGCATTGGTATGTGCAATTCAGATGACACCAATAGAGATGTCCAGCACAGATTTATTGAAGCAAACCATCTTTCTAGGGCATTAACAGAATTAAAGCTTAGGGAAATCAGTACAAAAATCCCAGTGAAGGATCACTTCCAATTTCAGGTATATAACCTTCTTCCCTATGAAAGAGGAGGACTTTTAGAAACCCAATTATTTTTACCCTTTCGTGAAGTAGAAATTTATGATGAAGAAGGCAATAGATACCCATCAGAAGTGGTGGATATTAAAAATGTAACCGATTCTATTCTTAAAAAATCAATTAGAGAAATTGGTGTAGACAATGATTCCCATACTTCTTGGCATAAGGAAATCCAAAATATATTTGAGGCTAAAATGCTTATCGATATTGAGAAACTACAACCCTTTAGCTATAAAACTCTCTATATACGTAAAAAAGAAAAAATGCAGGAATCATTAGTCCAGCAAAACAATTGTATTGAAAATGAATATCTTTCTATATCAATAAATAATGATGGAAGGATAGATATCTACGATAAGAAGAGACAAAAAAATTATATAGATGCTATCTATTTTGAAGATGATGGGGATGAAGGGGATAGTTATGACTATTCTGAGCCAACCCATAACCAGTATTTAAGAAATGTTAGGGTAAAAAGTATAGACAATACATCAAATACTCTTAAAAGCACACTGTATATCATTCTTGAAATGCCATTGCCCTATAACTTGAAAGAAAGAGATCAAGGAAAAACCTCTGTTTGTAATAGGATAGCTCTAAATCTTTCTTTAGTTAAAAACAATCCTAATGTGGAAATAGATATCACTGTACTCAATAGAGCTATAGAACATCGATTAAGAATGGTTGTAAATACCGATATCTATGCAAAGTATTCCTATGCAGATGAACAATTCGGTACCATCAAAAGAAAGGTATATCTCAAAGAAGTTGAGTTTTGGAAGGAAGAAGGATGGAATGAAAAGCCAAGAACAATAGAGCCAATGCAAAGTTTTGTGGGGATAGCAAAAGAGAATTCTGCCCTTCAAGTCATTACAGACTCGGTGCGGGAATATCAGATTATCGGTGAAAAATTTAATAAAATTGCTATGACGATATTGCGGTCTACACCCTATCTTGGCAAAGAAGAGCTAAATGATAGACCCGGTAGGGAATCAGGAACAAAAGCCCCAACCCCCGATGCCGAGCTTATGCATAAAGAAATACATGCAAAGTATCATATGGCATACCATGATCAATATCAGGCCTATGATTTTGCTAAAAATGCAAAGGAAATACTTACACCGATTATTTCCTACCAAGGAGCACAATTTAAAAATAATACTACCTATTTTATACTTACAAATCCAAGGGATAAAGACTTACCCTCAGATTATTCAGCCTTTGAGATCAAAGGAGATGTGGTTTTATCCACGGTTAAAAAAGCAGAGGATAAAGAGGAGTTGGTTATAAGATTTTATAATCCCCATCGAAGCTTGAGCAAGAATGCATTATTTGCAGGGACATCAGGAAGTCTCTACCAATCCACATTAGATGAAAGGATAATCTCTACAATAAAAGACCGCAAAATAAAAGTTGGAACATGCGAAGTGAAGAGCATTATTTATTTACAGCATCCTAATGATATAGAAACAAAAAGGTGA
- a CDS encoding PTS fructose transporter subunit IIC — protein MAITKRTVGSSGDKPTGRAKGGGNGKRTVWTEISRHIMTGISYMIPILIMGGLIGAFSQIIPYVILGIDPSLSIVDALNSGQFVGTSETLLKLANTMSSFGFTLFGFAVPMFSAFTANSIGGKTALLAGFIGGYVANNPVARMGLVDGTWEAVPPIASGFLGGVIIAFTVGYFVKWLNAKIKVSHNWLAFKTTFLVPLLTALFTLIAMVYIITPLGGALNNGIRSILLSAGTAGEMIYATILSAATAFDLGGPVNKAAGFVATAFTVEKTLPITARVLAIVTPSIGLGLSTLIDKKLVGRRVYDKQFYQAGKTSIFLAFMGISEGAIPFALERPGFTIPLYVVCSVIGSITAIALGAVQWFPESAIWAWPLIDGIIPYIIGLVVGATLIAVINVLYRNNLIKKGKLEVFE, from the coding sequence ATGGCAATTACCAAAAGAACGGTAGGTTCATCCGGTGATAAACCTACGGGACGGGCAAAAGGAGGAGGAAATGGAAAAAGAACGGTTTGGACAGAAATAAGCAGACACATAATGACAGGAATATCCTACATGATACCCATATTAATTATGGGAGGACTTATTGGGGCATTTTCACAAATTATACCCTATGTTATTTTAGGAATTGATCCTTCCTTATCTATTGTGGATGCATTAAACTCAGGTCAGTTTGTAGGCACCAGTGAAACATTATTAAAATTAGCAAATACAATGTCAAGCTTTGGATTTACCTTATTCGGATTTGCAGTCCCTATGTTCTCAGCATTTACTGCCAATTCAATAGGTGGAAAAACTGCCCTTCTGGCAGGATTTATCGGTGGGTATGTAGCTAACAATCCGGTTGCAAGAATGGGATTGGTGGATGGAACATGGGAAGCCGTACCACCAATTGCTTCAGGATTTCTAGGCGGAGTAATCATAGCTTTTACTGTTGGATATTTTGTCAAATGGCTAAACGCAAAAATAAAAGTATCCCATAATTGGTTGGCCTTTAAAACAACCTTCTTAGTTCCTCTGTTAACGGCATTATTTACATTAATAGCAATGGTATATATCATTACTCCGCTAGGTGGAGCTTTAAACAATGGAATAAGAAGCATATTGCTTTCGGCAGGAACAGCGGGGGAAATGATCTATGCAACCATCCTTTCGGCTGCAACGGCTTTTGACCTAGGAGGCCCTGTAAACAAGGCGGCTGGATTTGTTGCTACTGCATTTACCGTGGAAAAGACCCTACCTATTACTGCAAGGGTTCTAGCCATAGTTACGCCATCCATAGGACTTGGATTAAGTACCCTCATTGATAAAAAGTTAGTAGGCAGAAGAGTATACGATAAGCAATTTTATCAAGCAGGAAAGACATCCATATTCTTAGCCTTTATGGGGATTTCAGAAGGGGCTATTCCCTTTGCATTGGAAAGACCTGGATTTACAATTCCGTTATATGTGGTTTGCTCTGTCATAGGGTCAATAACGGCAATTGCACTGGGAGCCGTCCAATGGTTCCCAGAATCCGCTATATGGGCATGGCCACTAATCGATGGAATCATTCCCTATATTATAGGATTGGTTGTAGGGGCTACCTTAATTGCTGTAATAAATGTATTGTATAGAAATAATTTAATTAAGAAGGGGAAATTAGAAGTTTTTGAATAA
- a CDS encoding PTS fructose transporter subunit IIB: MAKKIVGVCACTMGLAHTFMAAEALEKTAKERGYDIKVETQGSDGIQNRLEATDIAEADIIIHAIAITPDGMERFEGYEIYEVGLQELIKNPGGILEEIEEDLGF, translated from the coding sequence ATGGCAAAAAAAATTGTAGGGGTATGTGCTTGCACAATGGGATTGGCACATACATTTATGGCGGCAGAAGCCTTGGAGAAAACAGCAAAAGAGCGAGGATATGATATAAAGGTTGAAACTCAAGGCTCAGATGGTATTCAAAATAGACTTGAAGCTACAGATATTGCAGAGGCGGATATCATTATTCATGCAATAGCCATTACGCCTGATGGCATGGAAAGGTTTGAAGGATATGAAATATATGAAGTAGGATTGCAAGAATTGATTAAAAACCCAGGGGGAATCTTAGAAGAAATTGAAGAAGATTTAGGATTTTAA
- a CDS encoding PTS sugar transporter subunit IIA codes for MQLEIFKRNYLFLDVDVKRKEEAMNFIASKADELGISKDKQQTEEDLWNREKEFNTAIDETIAIPHTKSETINFPAVLIIKLKNSIDWGGENIKLIISFLTPKENKENIHLTMLSKISRKLIDEEFKLTLNQSNDANVVYKLIQNALNS; via the coding sequence ATGCAATTGGAAATCTTTAAAAGAAACTACCTATTTTTAGATGTAGATGTAAAAAGGAAAGAAGAGGCTATGAATTTTATTGCCAGTAAGGCTGATGAGTTGGGAATATCTAAAGACAAACAGCAAACAGAAGAAGATTTATGGAATAGAGAAAAAGAATTTAACACAGCAATTGATGAGACAATAGCCATACCCCATACAAAATCAGAGACAATTAATTTTCCAGCGGTATTGATTATAAAGCTAAAAAATAGCATTGATTGGGGTGGAGAGAACATTAAACTAATTATATCTTTTTTAACCCCCAAGGAAAATAAAGAAAATATTCATTTAACTATGTTGTCAAAGATCTCTAGGAAGTTGATTGATGAGGAGTTTAAATTAACGCTAAACCAATCAAATGATGCGAACGTAGTATATAAATTAATACAAAATGCTTTAAATTCTTAA